The Pan troglodytes isolate AG18354 chromosome 19, NHGRI_mPanTro3-v2.0_pri, whole genome shotgun sequence region CTGTATACTCCTTAGGCAACCAAACCTGGGCCCCAATCTCGTTGGGAAAGGAGAGCCTTATCCTCCCATGTGATAGTACCCTAAAGGCAGGGCTCCTGAAACACCACCACCTACATTCCAGCCACCACTAGCCTCCCCACTGAACACAGGTCTTGGATAGTCTCCTTGCTTAGTCTGCGACCACCTCGGGCTTTCTTATATTTGCCCCATTCCCTGCAGGGCCTCAGTGAAGATGTGAGCATCAGCAAATTCTTCGATGATCCTATGTTGCTGGAACTTGCCAAACAGGATGTTGTGCTCAATTACCCCATGTGAGTGCATGGACTCCTGGGAGCTCCTGCTCCCTACAGTGGGCTGCAACTCCTGTACTTGAAGCTGAGACCTCGTATGACGTGGCCTTCGTGTTGTCAGAGAGTGTCTGGAAGctgctgttgccatcttgaaCAACTCACCAACCTCCAACCCAGAGCCCCAGTGAGAGAGGAGCATTTGGCCTCCTGCTTCCTTCTGTGGCCTCTGCCGGGCTCCATTCCCAAGGAAAAGAGAGGAGCTTGGGCTCACAGAAAGAGAAGGGGATGAAACCCCAAGGGGCCCTATCTTTGGGATTTacatggaattttattttctacaagtTTGACCTTAGCCATGGTTTGCAAGTGAACAGAACATTCTGACCTCTGTCTTGCTCTGCTCCTTTCATCCTCGTCTCCCCTGCCCCGTCTGGTGCTTACATTCTGAATATATGTCATCTCCCAAGAGGCTTCACTGCCTCTGCTTCCAGCTGCAGCCTCCTTCCTGCCTGGGTCCCCAGGGAAGCCGCCTGCCTTTTAATTCAGTGTTCCCATGAGCGCCAAGGCCCCATTATTGCCCCCTTGCTCCCACTCCATGCTGCTTCTGGGTGGGACCTAAGATGGCTTGGGAGTTGTTGGGTTCCTGCGATCAGAGGTCTACCCCACCACCTCCTCAGGAAACTGCTGCCTCCCCTAAGAATCTTCCTTGCCCTGGAGTAGGGGGCCAGAGCACTTTGATTTCCAGCGATTTACTCCAAGTCCTCTCCCCAGCTACCACCAGTCCCTTACTCTGTTCTCCCCCAGTGAAAAAGAGTCTGTTGATTTTCCTCAAAACTGCTTTATTAGGAATGTACCAGGGATTGAGTTAGGGGAGTTGGACAGCCCCGGCTCCTATAGGAGTCCTACTTCTCTCCAGCATCCTGTGCCATCCTCTTGACATAATCGCTGTACATTGTGTACACAGCACCTGtgtgagagaaaagaaataatgcccCTTGGCATCAAACCCTTCACCCGTCCTCTGGCTCTCAGGCGTCCCAGGGGTTCACCTCTAGCTGCTCCCTTGAGAGTCCAGCTTCCCGCTCATCTTTCTGCCCCAGGTCCCAACAGCTGCTTCAAGCATCTGACCACACACCCTGGGGAAACCACTTATCTGACAGTTCACAAAACACTTTCACATGTATTGTGTATCTGAGAAACCTCACAGCAGCCTGCAAGGTAGGCAAGCCAGGGGTGGTTATTGTCATGTTAcacatcaggaaactgaggctcagtgagaaAGATTTGTCCACTGTCACACAGTTAGCAAGTGGCTGTCTGCTTTTTAATCTCAAGAGGAAGAGAAATTCAACATATGTTCTGTTGCATGATTTTTCTCACCCCTAGGGCAAACTGTCATGAGACACTGTCCCCACAGGCCTGGGACAGGAGCCTAAACAGGGAAGATGGCTCAGTATAGGGGCTTCACCAAGCATGTGATGTGGAGCCCAGAACAGGAGAACTTAAGtcacagtcctttttttttttttttttttttttttgagacagagtctcactctgtcacccaggctggagtgcagtggcggatctcagcccactgcagcctccgcctcccaggttcaagcaattctcctgccgcagcctccagagtagctgggactaaaggcacctgccgccacacccagctaatttttgtatttttagtagatacggggtttcaccatgttggccaggatggtctcgctctccagacctcatgatctgcccgccttggcctcccaaagtgttgagattacaggcgtgaaccaccgcgcccagccaagcacAGTCCTTTTAATTGTTGGGACTTAAAGACCTACAAACTGCATAATCGGTTTTGCCCTCATTCTGCGACCCCACAAAGCTACTCACCTAGCATGATTGCACCCACTGCACAGGCCTGTGCTGCCACTCGGGTGTGAATCAGGTGTATGGACATCTTGGTGGAACCACGAGACCTCAGCCGGTAAATCCTGTATGCTGCTACCACCAAGCAGCCTCCTAAGCCTGTGGGCAGAGAACACAGCCCGTGGGCCACAGCCACAATGCACAGCACTCCCCTGATGAGAGATACCTTACCAGGCAGGCTGGGCATCTAGATAAACAGCTGGTTTTATGCAGCATCTGGTGGCGGGGGGTGGGCGTTGCGGGGGACCTAGGGGGATCATTAGAATATTGAGTTGTtgccggggcatggtggctcatgcctgtaatcccagcacttttgggagactgaggcaggtggatcacctgaagttgggagtttgagaccagcctgaccaaaatggagaaacccagt contains the following coding sequences:
- the HIGD1B gene encoding HIG1 domain family member 1B; this encodes MSANRRWWVPPDDEDCVSEKLLRKTRESPLVPIGLGGCLVVAAYRIYRLRSRGSTKMSIHLIHTRVAAQACAVGAIMLGAVYTMYSDYVKRMAQDAGEK